A part of Gossypium hirsutum isolate 1008001.06 chromosome A07, Gossypium_hirsutum_v2.1, whole genome shotgun sequence genomic DNA contains:
- the LOC107930834 gene encoding golgin subfamily A member 4 isoform X4, with protein MEKNKNRTDLLTAGRKKLQQFRQKKDGKGSSSKGKSSKKSKKSEQHGSDSDAPNPVAKQTALLQVSEGETTAGDSTVSQSAEKSSLPTGPDTAAFVSPVESIVSEETVPNGEQSTQTVDSMTSTEISSSRRDIPVLEGEIKHYNVPHPSASVDTKEGTVVNKEMGQNSLLSADDLSDNYLSQARGDQITDETDGLGMNQLDRGGEAKFEVDGRLTLSGHGECDEPLEGATPGVTSMEGASNETEEAISRDASIVSTGASSSSWEDGSLAASSQLTNEQAPDVIPYSPVKEEQEMCPSFSDYGEGNSLEGNQQYLPEVSFVSEDLGHERSLQMTRLISSNLILSLARGGTPVKLSQLVEAMRSLDEDEYRLLLNSHESVSLEISGTDNLSPSYHPDIFEKLKEELYLTSFSKDIFYLKLSEQSDLHMESERHCHQLLDEISLLHSSINKVHETNACLGEELAQCRSELQISGSGREELQNELNTALLQTEEFSSRANELQSSLVRSQEDLSSLFSELSEYKNQVATLQADNVNLNRTVYSLTDERSTIAQEKESSLLENEKLLLELARYKDLVITSQVESEQLNMNLASLTEERKALVDEKMLSLEENEKLRTELADCKSLISALQVEHSNIINLAIMSEERIKLEEEKELLAQGKEKAALDLEECKDLLASLQLEKSKLNGELAFVTEERKKLEEDKDYFIHENERLASELLVLQDQLTRQNGEQMQLEAELKVLTVHLEKLMEENNFLNASLDVHKAKLVETDSRGNQNIEAGSQVKGLGVSREVLENAANYEPSCFIPLKQDSDESTVVSEKPGPNDVVGGSSLVLLEQEVFDDSSGFLVLKGHLKEAERILQNLEMTIEQMHSHSVSLQHSISKSAAPGVSNLTKASEPQVHHDEPEVERRDLAEYQLLGDLFNSTKEVTENLRALLKLLGQDADDASFLYRGERDCRKSANFTFQEHRVLHETLKEYSNILHASNIELGVLYEASKQHAYGIEAKYNELKVLHEALKQQESSLSSENAELGKKLSEYQLKLTEMQSQFSDLKQRSDDTTSALNQQFKNSQKEAAERALMPELELRSMVTQIVETVRRLDLSVGQVSNFSFSDNSSDISDLNSQLAISADSAINNIRELQEQLEIAHAGHDAILNSYKEVDEKYNDLHRNNEFMVGMLHELYNDLKKLVIDSCVLVGEPEMNTQVEKLPDPLDYSKYKILIEQLENVLGERLQLQSVNDQQNLEMMNRTRDVVEMRRECLHSNAIQKLIEQVENVVKLDDSETDSDRTPGSHLELLVCLLVKKYKDIDQQVSNRGEDLGSKMFGLTEVEEKIHQLDALRLQQEFEILTLKESLRQKEEALQTAHSELLKKVSEIEQSEQRVSSVREKLSIAVAKGKGLVVQRDGLKQSLAETSAELERLSQELQVKDAQLQELEIKLKTYSEAGERVEALESELSYIRNSATALRESFLLKDSVLQRIEEILEDLDLPEHFHSRDIIEKVDWLARSTTDNSLPAPDWEQKSSVGGSYSDAGFVTVDTWKEDAQPTLTSGDDWRRKYEDLESKFYGLAEQNEMLEQSLMERNHLVQRWEELLGRIDMPSQMRSMEPEEKIEWLGGALSEANHDKNSLQKKIDDLQNYFGSVAADLEESEKRISDLDSDLQSVALEREHLSERLDALTSDNHNLAAKATQFEVENEKLQIKVSGLKEELDKRIEEEEENLLKMEGEIRRLQYLVCDVLQDPEAKDLGSGGSSTASLEGLLKKLIENYTKLKSVNPEPVDIEIDQTKLCDPTLDQAGSRDALTSQEDVASLKKELEEVQHDLMQAKEERDEYFGKHQSLLHEVQALERKGEELQGLLNQEEQKSASVREKLNVAVRKGKSLVQQRDGLKKTIEEMNAELERLKSELSNQENALADYELKMRDFSTYPKKVEALEADNLFLRNHLTETERMLEEKRHTLNGILNAIADIDAGVEIDTFDPVEKLGQIGKVCHDLHASVSSSKQESQKSKRAAELLLAELNEVQERNDGLQEDLAKISVELTEVTKDREVAEAAKLEVLSRLEELSTVHSEGKRKQYSELMMLQSCVNEVTKGFNDIQNLLYSAFMKDLEFLQNLEVNIKLCLEGDDAQDVAGLPYSISSDLEDKVNFQSTDTSSIANIQEPVDDNAIVEVCSSIWHHLQDLTTEITALKEKFIGCSKSLHEQGYSLWNLVGILHRERNSQKESFEDMRRNIMHLESIGKEKDMELVVLRRNFALLYEACANLVLEIENGKAELLGNSSTTADLELAGALALGGQNRVLSEEQIKTMADKLLSTMKDFLSMKYQIAEGSQREMKITVENLRKDLQEKDIQKDQIFAELVGQIKLAEAAAMNYSRDLQSSKTLVHDLEKELEVVKEENKSLQQRVKELQDVHANSVELHDRVKSLTDVLSSKDQEIEALMQALDEEEVQMEELTKKNEELEKVLQQKNIDLENLEASHGKVVKKLSITVSKFDELRDLSQSLLIKIEQLQSELQDRDAEISFLRQGVTRCTNDLLAASQMNSKRESNEIHEFLTWFEGIVSCVGLPHLHFDMKDIQVPEYKEIIQKKLSSITSELEDLRVAAQSKDESLQAERTKVEELTRMEETLKKTLQEKESLLYLLEGAGDVDHGASANSEIVQVEPVINQWAVPGNSTASQVRSLRKVNNDQVAIHIDSDDVSNSRLEDEDEDKVHGFKSLTTSRIVPRFTRPVSDMIDGLWVSCDRALMRQPALRLAIMIYWAILHSLLAAFVF; from the exons GAGACAGAGGAGGCCATCAGCAGAGATGCTAGCATTGTATCTACTGGGGCATCTAGCAGTTCCTGGGAAGATGGAAGTTTGGCTGCTAGTTCTCAATTGACAAATGAACAGGCCCCAGATGTAATACCCTATTCACCTGTCAAAGAAGAACAAGAAATGTGCCCTTCATTTTCTGATTACGGTGAGGGCAACAGTTTAGAAGGAAATCAACAATACTTACCAGAGGTCTCCTTTGTGTCTGAAGATCTAGGTCATGAAAGATCTCTTCAGATGACAAGATTGATTTCATCAAATCTGATTCTGTCTCTTGCCAGAGGTGGTACTCCAGTCAAACTCTCTCAGCTAGTAGAGGCGATGAGAAGTCTTGATGAAGATGAATATAGGCTTTTGCTGAACTCTCACGAATCGGTTTCCCTTGAAATAAGTGGGACCGATAATCTATCACCTTCCTACCATCCAGATATATTCGAGAAATTAAAAGAGGAGTTGTATCTCACAAGTTTTTCAAAAGATATATTTTACTTAAAGCTTTCTGAGCAGTCAGATCTGCATATGGAATCTGAACGGCATTGTCATCAGCTTCTTGATGAAATATCTCTTCTTCATTCTTCCATCAATAAGGTTCATGAGACGAATGCCTGCCTTGGAGAAGAGCTAGCACAATGTAGGTCTGAACTCCAGATTTCTGGAAGTGGAAGGGAGGAGTTGCAGAACGAACTTAATACTGCTTTGTTGCAAACTGAGGAATTTTCTTCTAGAGCAAATGAGTTGCAGAGCAGCCTGGTAAGGTCACAAGAGGATTTATCAAGCCTTTTTTCTGAATTGTCTGAGTACAAGAATCAGGTGGCCACTTTGCAGGCAGATAATGTGAACTTGAATAGGACCGTTTATTCTCTGACTGATGAGAGAAGCACAATTGCACAGGAAAAGGAATCTTCTCTCCTTGAGAATGAAAAACTGTTACTGGAGTTAGCTAGATACAAGGACTTGGTGATCACTTCCCAGGTGGAGAGTGAGCAGTTAAACATGAATCTTGCTTCGCTGACAGAGGAGAGAAAGGCACTTGTGGATGAGAAAATGTTGTCCCTTGAGGAAAATGAGAAGCTACGGACAGAATTAGCTGATTGCAAAAGCTTGATTTCAGCTTTACAGGTGGAACATTCTAATATAATCAATCTTGCTATAATGTCAGAAGAAAGAATAAAGCTTGAAGAAGAGAAGGAGTTGCTTGCACAAGGGAAAGAGAAAGCTGCTCTTGATTTGGAAGAGTGTAAAGATTTGTTGGCTTCTTTACAACTTGAAAAATCCAAATTGAATGGTGAACTTGCTTTCGTTACAGAGGAGAGAAAGAAGCTTGAGGAGGACAAGGATTATTTCATCCATGAGAATGAAAGACTTGCTTCTGAGCTCCTTGTTCTTCAAGACCAGTTAACTAGACAGAATGGGGAACAGATGCAACTTGAGGCTGAACTAAAAGTATTAACAGTACACCTAGAGAAGCTAATGGAGGAAAATAATTTCCTCAATGCCAGTTTGGATGTGCATAAGGCCAAGTTAGTGGAAACTGATAGTAGGGGAAACCAGAATATTGAAGCCGGGAGTCAAGTAAAAGGTCTGGGTGTGAGTAGGGAGGTCCTTGAAAATGCTGCCAACTATGAACCTTCCTGCTTCATACCTTTGAAGCAGGATTCTGACGAATCTACTGTGGTATCGGAGAAACCTGGACCTAATGACGTTGTTGGTGGGTCATCACTTGTGCTGCTTGAACAGGAAGTCTTTGATGATTCTTCTGGATTTCTAGTCCTGAAGGGACACTTGAAGGAGGCTGAGAGAATATTGCAAAACCTTGAAATGACAATTGAACAGATGCACTCTCATTCAGTCTCATTACAGCACTCCATCAGTAAATCAGCTGCACCAGGAGTATCAAATCTAACTAAAGCCTCTGAACCACAGGTGCATCATGATGAACCTGAGGTTGAGAGGAGAGATTTGGCTGAATATCAGTTACTGGGAGACCTGTTTAATTCAACTAAAGAGGTAACAGAAAATTTAAGAGCTCTGCTTAAGCTCTTGGGTCAAGATGCTGATGATGCCAGTTTTCTTTATAGAGGAGAGAGGGATTGTAGAAAATCtgctaatttcacatttcaagAGCACAGGGTTCTACATGAAACTTTGAAGGAATACAGCAACATTCTCCACGCATCCAACATTGAACTGGGGGTTCTGTATGAAGCTTCTAAGCAACATGCTTATGGCATTGAAGCTAAGTACAATGAACTTAAGGTTCTCCATGAAGCTCTAAAGCAGCAAGAAAGTAGCCTCAGTTCGGAAAATGCTGAGCTTGGCAAGAAGTTGAGTGAGTATCAGTTGAAACTTACTGAAATGCAGAGTCAATTCTCTGATTTAAAGCAAAGGTCAGATGATACTACTTCTGCTTTAAATCAACAGTTCAAAAATTCACAGAAGGAAGCAGCTGAGAGGGCTTTGATGCCTGAACTAGAATTGAGATCTATGGTTACTCAGATTGTGGAGACAGTCAGGAGACTTGATTTGTCTGTTGGGCAAGTTTCCAACTTCAGCTTCTCAGATAACAGCAGTGATATCTCAGATCTGAATAGCCAGCTTGCTATTTCTGCTGATTCTGCCATTAACAATATCCGAGAGCTACAAGAGCAACTAGAAATTGCTCATGCAGGTCATGATGCAATATTGAATTCATACAAAGAAGTAGATGAGAAGTATAATGATTTGCATAGGAATAATGAATTCATGGTAGGGATGCTACATGAattgtataatgatctgaagaaACTTGTGATTGATTCATGCGTTTTGGTGGGTGAGCCTGAAATGAATACGCAAGTTGAGAAGCTGCCTGATCCCTTAGACTACAGCAAGTATAAGATCCTCATTGAACAACTGGAGAACGTTTTGGGTGAAAGGCTCCAGCTCCAGTCTGTTAATGACCAGCAGAATTTAGAAATGATGAATAGGACAAGAGACGTTGTGGAAATGAGGAGAGAATGTCTTCATTCTAATGCCATTCAAAAGCTTATTGAACAGGTTGAGAATGTTGTAAAACTGGACGACTCTGAGACTGACTCAGATAGAACTCCTGGTTCCCACCTTGAATTGTTAGTTTGTTTGCTTGTCAAGAAATACAAAGACATTGATCAACAGGTGAGTAATCGTGGAGAGGATCTTGGATCTAAGATGTTTGGGTTGACAGAAGTAGAGGAAAAGATACATCAGTTAGATGCCTTGAGACTTCAGCAGGAATTTGAAATCCTCACTCTGAAAGAAAGTTTGCGCCAGAAAGAAGAAGCCCTTCAGACTGCACATTCTGAGTTACTGAAAAAAGTAAGTGAAATTGAACAGTCAGAACAGCGGGTATCTTCTGTTAGGGAGAAGCTTAGCATTGCTGTGGCAAAGGGGAAAGGTTTGGTGGTGCAGCGTGATGGTCTTAAGCAGTCACTTGCAGAGACATCTGCTGAACTAGAGAGACTCTCACAGGAATTACAGGTAAAAGATGCCCAGCTTCAGGAGTTAGAAATAAAACTGAAGACTTACTCGGAGGCAGGTGAGCGTGTGGAAGCTTTGGAATCTGAACTTTCATACATACGCAATTCAGCTACTGCATTAAGAGAATCATTTCTTCTCAAAGACTCTGTACTGCAGAGAATTGAAGAGATTTTAGAAGACTTAGACCTGCCTGAGCATTTCCATTCTAGAGATATCATTGAAAAGGTTGATTGGTTAGCAAGGTCCACCACTGATAATTCTTTGCCTGCCCCAGATTGGGAGCAGAAAAGTTCTGTTGGAGGCTCCTACTCTGATGCGGGTTTTGTCACTGTTGATACCTGGAAAGAAGATGCACAACCAACCTTAACTTCAGGGGATGACTGGAGAAGAAAATATGAGGACCTTGAGAGCAAGTTTTATGGGTTGGCAGAACAAAATGAAATGCTTGAACAGTCCTTGATGGAAAGAAACCACTTGGTGCAAAGATGGGAGGAACTTTTGGGCAGAATTGATATGCCTTCACAGATGCGGTCCATGGAACCCGAGGAAAAGATTGAATGGCTAGGTGGGGCACTTTCAGAGGCTAATCATGATAAAAATTCTTTGCAGAAGAAGATTGATGACCTTCAAAATTATTTTGGGTCAGTAGCTGCTGATTTGGAAGAGTCTGAAAAGAGAATATCAGATCTTGACTCAGACCTTCAATCAGTTGCCCTTGAGAGGGAGCACCTTTCTGAAAGATTGGATGCTTTGACTTCTGATAATCATAACCTTGCAGCAAAGGCAACTCAATTTGAAGTTGAGAATGAAAAACTTCAGATTAAAGTTAGTGGTTTGAAGGAAGAATTGGATAAGAGGATTGAGGAAGAGGAGGAGAATCTTCTCAAGATGGAGGGTGAAATAAGGAGATTGCAGTACTTGGTTTGTGATGTGTTACAGGATCCTGAAGCAAAAGATTTGGGTTCTGGTGGCAGTAGTACTGCATCATTAGAAGGATTACTGAAGAAGCTTATAGAGAATTACACTAAACTCAAGTCTGTGAATCCTGAACCTGTGGATATTGAAATCGACCAGACTAAGCTATGTGATCCAACCCTTGATCAAGCTGGAAGCAGAGATGCTCTAACTAGCCAGGAGGATGTAGCTTCTTTGAAAAAAGAACTGGAGGAAGTGCAGCATGACTTGATGCAAGCGAAGGAGGAAAGAGATGAATACTTCGGAAAGCATCAATCTTTGCTTCATGAAGTTCAAGCACTTGAAAGGAAAGGAGAGGAGTTGCAAGGGCTACTTAATCAAGAAGAGCAGAAGTCAGCTTCTGTGAGAGAAAAGTTAAATGTTGCTGTTAGAAAAGGGAAATCTTTGGTGCAACAACGGGATGGTCTGAAGAAAACAATTGAAGAGATGAATGCTGAGCTGGAGCGCTTGAAATCTGAGCTTAGCAACCAGGAAAATGCTCTGGCTGATTATGAACTAAAGATGAGGGACTTCTCCACTTACCCCAAAAAAGTAGAAGCCTTAGAAGCTGACAATTTGTTCTTGAGGAATCATTTGACAGAAACCGAACGCATGTTGGAGGAGAAAAGACATACTTTAAATGGGATATTAAATGCAATAGCTGACATTGATGCTGGTGTTGAAATTGATACCTTTGATCCAGTGGAGAAGTTGGGACAAATTGGGAAAGTGTGCCATGATTTGCATGCCTCTGTGTCATCTTCTAAACAAGAGTCGCAGAAGTCCAAGAGAGCTGCAGAGCTACTGCTTGCAGAGTTGAATGAAGTTCAAGAGAGAAACGATGGTCTTCAGGAAGATCTAGCCAAAATTTCGGTTGAGCTTACAGAAGTCACGAAGGATAGGGAGGTGGCAGAGGCTGCAAAACTTGAAGTTCTTTCACGGCTCGAAGAGTTATCTACAGTTCACtctgaaggaaaaagaaaacagtaTTCTGAATTAATGATGCTACAGTCCTGTGTGAATGAAGTCACAAAGGGCTTCAATGATATTCAAAATCTACTTTACAGTGCTTTTATGAAGGACTTGGAATTTTTGCAAAATTTGGAGGTTAACATTAAGTTGTGCTTGGAAGGGGATGATGCCCAAGATGTGGCTGGCTTGCCATACAGTATCTCCAGTGATTTAGAGGACAAG GTGAACTTTCAATCCACAGATACTTCATCAATTGCCAACATACAGGAACCTGTGGATGACAATGCTATAGTTGAAGTTTGCAGTTCAATCTGGCATCACCTGCAGGATTTGACAACTGAAATTACTGCACTCAAAGAAAAGTTCATTGGGTGCTCAAAATCATTGCATGAACAAGGTTACAGTCTATGGAACTTAGTGGGAATCTTGCATAGAGAGAGAAATTCTCAAAAAGAATCTTTTGAAGATATGAGGAGGAATATTATGCATTTAGAATCAATTGGGAAAGAGAAAGACATGGAGTTAGTTGTCTTGAGAAGGAATTTTGCCTTGCTTTATGAAGCTTGTGCTAATTTGGTCTTGgaaattgaaaatggaaaagCCGAGCTGTTAGGAAATAGTTCAACTACTGCAGATCTGGAATTAGCTGGAGCACTTGCACTTGGCGGACAAAACAGAGTTTTGTCCGAGGAACAAATCAAGACTATGGCTGATAAACTTTTATCAACAATGAAAGATTTTTTGAGCATGAAATATCAAATTGCTGAAGGAAGCCAAAGGGAGATGAAAATTACTGTAGAAAATTTACGGAAAGATCTTCAGGAGAAGGACATCCAAAAAGATCAGATATTCGCAGAGCTTGTTGGTCAAATTAAGTTAGCTGAAGCTGCTGCCATGAATTACTCACGAGATCTTCAATCGTCAAAAACACTGGTGCATGATTTGGAAAAAGAACTGGAAGTGGTGAAGGAAGAAAATAAGTCATTGCAGCAGAGAGTAAAAGAACTGCAGGATGTGCATGCCAACTCAGTGGAATTGCATGATAGGGTCAAATCACTGACAGATGTGTTATCATCCAAAGACCAAG AAATCGAGGCCCTTATGCAAGCACTTGATGAGGAGGAGGTCCAAATGGAAGAGTTGACAAAAAAGAACGAGGAACTAGAAAAAGTCCTGCAACAGAAGAACATAGATTTAGAGAACCTTGAAGCTTCTCATGGGAAGGTTGTGAAAAAGCTTTCCATCACTGTGAGCAAGTTTGATGAGCTTCGTGATCTATCACAAAGTCTTCTTATCAAGATTGAACAGCTTCAATCAGAACTACAAGATCGGGATGCTGAGATTTCATTCTTAAGACAAGGGGTCACCAGATGCACCAATGATCTTCTTGCTGCATCACAAATGAACTCTAAAAGAGAATCAAATGAGATACATGAGTTTTTGACTTGGTTTGAGGGAATTGTTTCTTGTGTTGGGTTACCCCATCTGCATTTTGATATGAAGGACATTCAGGTGCCTGAATACAAGGAAATAATACAGAAAAAGCTTAGCTCTATTACATCTGAACTTGAGGACCTACGTGTGGCTGCACAAAGTAAGGATGAATCGTTGCAAGCAGAACGGACTAAAGTGGAAGAGCTAACACGCATGGAAGAAACCCTCAAGAAGACTTTGCAAGAGAAAGAATCCCTATTATATTTGCTTGAAGGTGCAGGAGATGTGGATCATGGAGCTAGTGCAAACTCTGAAATTGTGCAAGTTGAACCTGTG ATAAACCAGTGGGCTGTACCAGGGAACTCCACGGCTTCCCAAGTTCGTAGTTTGCGTAAAGTCAATAATGATCAAGTTGCTATTCATATAGATTCAGATGATGTTAGTAATAGTAGGttagaagatgaagatgaagataaaG TTCATGGTTTCAAATCACTTACCACATCAAGAATTGTTCCAAGGTTTACAAGACCAGTATCTGACATGATAGATGGCTTATG GGTTTCTTGTGATCGGGCACTCATGCGACAACCTGCCTTACGGCTTGCCATTATGATCTATTGGGCTATATTGCATTCACTGTTAGCAGCTTTTGTATTTTGA